The Mesorhizobium loti genome includes a region encoding these proteins:
- a CDS encoding acyl-CoA carboxylase subunit beta, translated as MKDVLKELKRRREIARMGGGQARIDAQHKKGKLTARERIEVFLDEGSFEEFDMFVEHRSTDFGMEKSKIAGDGVVTGWGTVNGRPVYLFAKDFTVFGGSLSEAHAEKVIKVQEMALRNRAPIIGLYDAGGARIQEGVAALGGYAEIFQRNVLASGVIPQISVIMGPCAGGDVYSPAMTDFIFMVRDTSYMFVTGPDVVKTVTNETVTAESLGGASVHTTKSSIADGAYDNDVEALLQMRRLVDLLPASNTSELPEIECYQSVTDHDLSLDRLIPDNANKPYDIKELILKVADEGDFFEIQQNFAKNIVTGFGRVEGRTVGFVANQPMVLAGVLDSDASRKAARFVRFCDCFSIPIVTFVDVPGFLPGTAQEYGGLIKHGAKLLFAYAEATVPKITVITRKAYGGAYDVMASKHLRGDMNYAWPTAQIAVMGARGAVEIIYRKDIGDAGKIAAHTKAYEDRFLSPFVAAERGYVDEVIMPHSTRRRIARALRMLRNKDMQNPWKKHDNIPL; from the coding sequence ATGAAAGACGTTCTGAAGGAACTCAAGCGGCGCCGCGAGATCGCCCGCATGGGTGGCGGCCAGGCTCGCATCGATGCCCAGCACAAGAAGGGCAAGCTCACCGCGCGCGAACGCATCGAGGTGTTTCTCGACGAGGGCTCGTTCGAGGAATTCGACATGTTTGTCGAGCATCGTTCGACCGATTTCGGCATGGAGAAGTCCAAGATCGCCGGCGACGGCGTCGTCACCGGTTGGGGCACGGTCAACGGCCGCCCGGTCTACCTCTTCGCCAAGGACTTTACCGTGTTCGGCGGCTCACTATCCGAAGCCCATGCCGAGAAGGTCATCAAGGTGCAGGAGATGGCGCTGCGCAACCGTGCGCCGATCATCGGCCTCTATGATGCAGGCGGCGCGCGCATCCAGGAGGGCGTCGCGGCACTCGGCGGCTATGCCGAGATCTTTCAGCGCAACGTGCTCGCCTCCGGCGTCATTCCGCAGATCTCCGTCATCATGGGGCCTTGCGCCGGCGGCGACGTCTATTCGCCTGCCATGACCGACTTCATCTTCATGGTCCGCGACACATCCTACATGTTCGTCACCGGGCCGGATGTGGTGAAGACCGTCACCAACGAGACGGTGACCGCCGAGAGCCTCGGCGGAGCCTCGGTTCACACGACCAAATCCTCGATCGCCGACGGCGCCTATGACAATGACGTCGAAGCGCTGTTGCAGATGCGCCGGCTGGTAGACCTGCTGCCGGCCTCCAACACTTCGGAACTTCCTGAGATCGAATGCTACCAGTCGGTCACCGACCACGATTTGTCGCTCGACCGGCTGATCCCTGACAACGCCAACAAGCCCTATGATATCAAGGAGCTGATCCTGAAGGTTGCCGACGAAGGCGATTTCTTCGAGATCCAGCAGAATTTTGCCAAGAACATCGTCACCGGCTTCGGGCGCGTCGAGGGCCGCACGGTCGGCTTCGTCGCCAACCAGCCGATGGTGCTGGCCGGCGTGCTCGATTCCGACGCCAGCCGCAAAGCAGCGCGCTTCGTGCGCTTCTGCGACTGTTTTTCGATCCCGATCGTCACCTTCGTCGATGTCCCCGGCTTCCTGCCCGGCACGGCGCAGGAATATGGCGGGCTGATCAAGCATGGCGCCAAACTCCTGTTCGCCTATGCCGAGGCCACCGTGCCGAAGATCACCGTCATCACCCGCAAAGCCTATGGCGGCGCTTATGACGTGATGGCCTCAAAACATCTGCGCGGCGACATGAACTATGCCTGGCCGACGGCGCAGATCGCGGTGATGGGCGCCAGGGGCGCGGTCGAGATCATCTACCGCAAAGACATCGGCGACGCCGGAAAGATCGCAGCCCATACAAAGGCTTACGAGGATCGCTTCCTGTCGCCCTTCGTCGCCGCCGAACGCGGCTATGTCGATGAGGTGATCATGCCGCACTCGACCCGCCGCCGCATTGCGCGCGCGCTGCGTATGCTGCGCAACAAAGACATGCAGAACCCCTGGAAGAAGCACGACAACATCCCGCTGTGA
- a CDS encoding NAD(P)H-hydrate dehydratase, which yields MSNELLTSAEMSEADRLTIAAGPTDGIGLMRRAGEAVAAEILTRYPSATHVHVLCGPGNNGGDGYVVARILADSGVSTTIWASGAPRPESDAALAAAECPIKPRPLSDFDAEPGSIVIDALYGAGLSKPLSGDVAKAVDTVTALGLPVVAVDLPSGVSGTSGDILGRAFRAELTVTFARKKPGHLLLPGRGQCGEIVLADIGIADGMIARLAVSTFENVPDLWLRDLPVPAVDAHKYKRGHVGVFSGDPSATGAARLSALAAARSGAGAVTVLSPGNAMQVNAMHLTSIMLREAGSLEEVQEFLTARHPEALVFGPGLGPKPKVGDFALQLIKALADDARASAAANHVSAIVLDADAITSLAHQPPALFEAARQPNAPALVITPHEGEFGRLFADIAGDKTLSKLAKARAAAARANATLVYKGADTVIAAPDGKAAINSNGAPWLATAGSGDVLSGIIAGLLAQGMPPFEGTCAAVWLHAEAGSRFGPGLIAEDLPLALVPVLRELFDARTAAP from the coding sequence ATGAGTAACGAACTTCTTACCTCCGCCGAAATGAGCGAGGCCGATCGGCTGACGATCGCCGCCGGTCCAACCGACGGCATCGGCCTGATGCGGCGCGCCGGTGAAGCGGTCGCGGCTGAGATTCTCACGCGTTATCCCTCGGCCACGCACGTCCATGTGCTGTGTGGCCCCGGCAACAATGGCGGCGATGGCTATGTCGTCGCCCGCATCCTGGCCGACAGCGGCGTTAGCACAACGATCTGGGCATCCGGAGCGCCGAGGCCGGAAAGCGATGCGGCGCTCGCCGCCGCGGAATGCCCGATCAAGCCCCGGCCGCTGTCTGATTTCGACGCCGAGCCTGGCTCGATCGTGATCGACGCGCTCTACGGGGCAGGGCTGTCCAAGCCGCTGTCCGGCGATGTCGCGAAAGCCGTCGATACCGTAACAGCCCTGGGTCTGCCTGTGGTCGCGGTCGACCTGCCGTCGGGTGTCTCAGGAACCAGCGGCGACATATTGGGCAGGGCGTTTCGCGCCGAACTCACCGTCACCTTCGCACGGAAAAAGCCTGGCCACTTGTTGCTGCCGGGACGCGGGCAATGCGGTGAAATCGTGCTCGCCGATATCGGCATCGCAGACGGCATGATCGCCCGGCTCGCTGTCTCGACCTTCGAGAATGTGCCGGACCTGTGGTTGAGGGATTTGCCCGTGCCGGCGGTCGATGCGCACAAATACAAGCGTGGTCATGTTGGCGTCTTTTCCGGCGACCCGAGCGCGACCGGTGCGGCGCGGCTGTCGGCTCTCGCCGCTGCAAGAAGCGGGGCAGGGGCGGTCACCGTGCTGTCGCCAGGCAATGCCATGCAGGTGAACGCCATGCATCTGACCTCGATCATGCTGCGAGAAGCGGGATCGCTTGAGGAGGTGCAGGAGTTTCTGACGGCGCGCCATCCCGAAGCGCTGGTGTTCGGACCTGGGCTCGGTCCCAAGCCCAAGGTTGGCGATTTTGCCCTGCAGCTGATCAAGGCTTTGGCGGATGATGCACGCGCATCGGCGGCCGCAAACCACGTCAGCGCAATCGTGCTGGATGCCGACGCCATCACCTCTCTGGCCCATCAGCCCCCGGCGCTGTTCGAAGCTGCCCGTCAGCCGAACGCTCCTGCTTTGGTGATCACACCACATGAGGGTGAATTCGGCCGACTGTTTGCTGATATCGCAGGCGACAAGACCCTGTCGAAACTGGCCAAGGCGCGTGCCGCCGCCGCGCGGGCCAATGCAACGCTCGTCTACAAAGGCGCCGACACGGTCATAGCCGCACCTGATGGCAAAGCGGCGATCAATTCCAACGGCGCGCCGTGGCTGGCCACGGCCGGGTCAGGCGATGTGCTGTCGGGCATCATTGCCGGTCTGCTCGCACAGGGCATGCCGCCCTTCGAGGGCACCTGCGCGGCGGTGTGGCTGCATGCCGAAGCCGGCAGCCGGTTCGGACCCGGTCTGATCGCCGAGGATCTGCCGCTGGCGCTGGTGCCGGTGTTGCGCGAACTCTTCGACGCGCGCACGGCTGCTCCATGA
- a CDS encoding P-II family nitrogen regulator translates to MKKIEAIIKPFKLDEVKEALQEAGLQGITVTEAKGFGRQKGHTELYRGAEYVVDFLPKVKIEVVLGDDAVEGAIEAIRKAAQTGRIGDGKIFVSNIEEVVRIRTGETGMDAV, encoded by the coding sequence ATGAAAAAGATCGAAGCGATCATCAAGCCATTCAAGCTGGACGAAGTGAAGGAAGCGCTTCAGGAGGCCGGACTGCAGGGCATCACTGTCACCGAAGCAAAAGGCTTCGGTCGTCAGAAGGGTCATACCGAACTCTACCGCGGCGCCGAATATGTCGTCGATTTCCTGCCCAAGGTGAAGATCGAGGTCGTGCTTGGCGACGATGCGGTCGAAGGCGCGATCGAGGCCATCCGCAAGGCGGCCCAGACCGGCCGTATTGGCGACGGCAAGATTTTCGTTTCCAATATCGAGGAAGTCGTGCGAATCCGCACCGGCGAAACGGGCATGGACGCGGTCTGA
- the glnA gene encoding type I glutamate--ammonia ligase gives MTTAKDIMKQIKDNDVKFVDLRFTDPKGKLQHVTMDVIEVEEDMFADGVMFDGSSIAGWKAINESDMVLMPDPDTVHMDPFFAQSTMVILCDILDPVSGESYNRDPRGTAKKAEAYMKAEGIGDTIFVGPEAEFFVFDDVKYKADPYNTGFKLDSTELPSNDDTDYETGNLGHRPRVKGGYFPVPPIDSAQDMRSEMLTVLAEMGVRVEKHHHEVAAAQHELGIKFDALVRNADKMLIYKYVVHQVANAYGKTATFMPKPIFGDNGSGMHVHMSIWKNGKPTFAGNEYAGLSESCLFFIGGVIKHAKAINAFTNPLTNSYKRLVPGYEAPVLLAYSARNRSASCRIPFGSSPKAKRVEVRFPDPGANPYLAFSALLMAGLDGIKNKIHPGQPMDKDLYDLPPKELKKIPTVCGSLREALQSLDKDRGFLKAGGVFDDDQIDSYIELKMAEVMRFEMTPHPVEYDMYYSV, from the coding sequence ATGACGACAGCCAAAGACATCATGAAGCAGATCAAGGACAACGACGTGAAATTCGTCGACCTGCGCTTCACAGACCCGAAGGGCAAGCTGCAGCACGTGACGATGGATGTCATCGAGGTCGAGGAAGACATGTTCGCCGATGGCGTGATGTTCGACGGCTCGTCGATTGCCGGCTGGAAAGCCATCAACGAGTCCGACATGGTGCTGATGCCCGATCCGGACACGGTCCACATGGACCCGTTCTTCGCGCAGTCGACCATGGTCATCCTGTGCGACATCCTCGATCCGGTTTCGGGGGAATCCTACAACCGCGATCCGCGCGGTACGGCCAAGAAGGCCGAGGCCTACATGAAGGCGGAAGGCATCGGCGACACCATCTTTGTCGGCCCGGAAGCCGAGTTCTTCGTCTTCGACGATGTGAAGTACAAGGCCGACCCCTACAACACCGGCTTCAAGCTCGACTCCACCGAACTGCCGTCGAACGACGACACCGACTATGAAACCGGCAATCTCGGCCACCGTCCGCGCGTCAAGGGCGGCTATTTCCCCGTGCCGCCGATCGACAGCGCGCAGGACATGCGCTCCGAAATGCTGACCGTGCTCGCCGAAATGGGCGTGCGCGTCGAAAAGCATCACCACGAAGTGGCGGCTGCCCAGCACGAGCTCGGCATCAAGTTCGACGCGCTGGTGCGCAACGCCGACAAGATGCTGATCTACAAGTACGTCGTGCACCAGGTCGCCAATGCCTACGGCAAGACGGCCACCTTCATGCCGAAGCCGATCTTCGGCGACAACGGTTCGGGCATGCACGTCCACATGTCGATCTGGAAGAACGGCAAGCCAACCTTCGCCGGCAATGAATATGCCGGCCTGTCGGAAAGCTGCCTGTTCTTCATCGGCGGCGTCATCAAGCATGCCAAGGCGATCAACGCCTTCACCAACCCGCTGACCAATTCCTACAAGCGTCTGGTTCCTGGCTATGAAGCGCCGGTGCTGCTCGCCTATTCGGCGCGCAACCGCTCGGCCTCCTGCCGTATCCCGTTCGGCTCGTCGCCGAAGGCCAAGCGCGTCGAGGTCCGCTTCCCCGATCCGGGCGCGAACCCCTACCTCGCCTTCTCCGCGCTGCTGATGGCCGGCCTCGACGGCATCAAGAACAAGATCCATCCCGGCCAGCCGATGGACAAGGATCTCTACGACCTGCCGCCGAAGGAACTGAAGAAGATCCCGACCGTCTGCGGTTCGCTGCGCGAAGCGCTGCAGAGCCTCGACAAGGATCGCGGCTTCCTGAAAGCCGGCGGCGTGTTCGACGACGACCAGATCGACAGCTATATCGAGCTGAAGATGGCCGAGGTGATGCGCTTCGAAATGACCCCGCACCCGGTCGAGTACGACATGTACTATTCGGTCTGA
- a CDS encoding APC family permease — MSTNEATTAAKAAPAAKGLDRALNALGTLMIVLSAVTPASSVFIIVPGVIALAGTGSFLSFVIAAVIGLFMAFVYAELSSAYPMAGGEYTMIGRTLGRFWGFVTLVLVFISIVLIVAVIALGVGTYLGVLIPNLSPQWVGVVTIALAGTVAAMRIKLNAFVTGIFLGIEMLALLILTGLGFAHIERPLSSLFTAPQLLDATTNSLVPASAGIVLAATAVALFAYNGYGAAAYFGEETHDAKRNIGKVVVWALVITVAAELIPLTAVLLGAPDLVALLAAPQKIEYFLEARGGHALTVLISLAIAVAIFNAVIAIILQAARLLFSSGRDKTWFGPINAAVASVHGSYASPWIATIVVAVLAAVACFIDINLLLVVSGTSLVVIYALLCVAAFVGRRSGTTDGGHYRMPLFPVPAVLAFVALIYVAYQNYLDVAFGRPSLIATGLIVVVAAIYYLLVLARRTDWNLHGPDELAG; from the coding sequence ATGTCTACAAACGAAGCGACTACAGCGGCCAAGGCCGCGCCGGCCGCCAAAGGGCTGGACCGGGCGCTCAACGCGCTGGGCACACTCATGATCGTGCTGTCGGCGGTGACGCCGGCATCATCGGTGTTCATCATCGTGCCGGGCGTCATCGCGCTGGCCGGCACCGGCTCATTTCTCAGTTTTGTCATTGCCGCGGTCATCGGGCTGTTCATGGCGTTCGTCTATGCCGAACTGTCGTCGGCCTATCCGATGGCCGGCGGCGAATACACCATGATCGGCCGCACGCTCGGCCGCTTCTGGGGCTTCGTCACGCTGGTGTTGGTGTTCATCTCGATCGTGCTGATCGTCGCCGTCATCGCGCTCGGCGTCGGCACCTATCTCGGCGTCCTCATTCCCAATCTCAGTCCGCAATGGGTCGGCGTGGTGACGATCGCGCTTGCCGGTACGGTCGCGGCAATGCGCATCAAGCTCAACGCTTTCGTCACCGGCATCTTCCTCGGCATCGAAATGCTGGCGCTGCTGATCCTGACCGGTCTCGGCTTCGCCCATATCGAGCGCCCGCTCTCCAGCCTGTTCACCGCACCGCAGCTGCTCGATGCCACCACCAACTCGCTGGTGCCGGCATCGGCCGGCATCGTGCTGGCGGCAACCGCGGTTGCCCTGTTTGCGTACAATGGCTACGGTGCCGCCGCCTATTTCGGCGAGGAGACGCATGACGCCAAGCGCAACATCGGCAAGGTCGTGGTGTGGGCGCTGGTCATCACGGTTGCGGCCGAACTGATCCCGCTGACCGCGGTGCTGCTTGGCGCGCCGGATCTGGTTGCCTTGCTCGCCGCGCCGCAGAAGATCGAGTATTTCCTCGAGGCACGCGGTGGCCATGCGTTGACGGTGCTGATCAGCCTCGCCATCGCCGTTGCCATCTTCAACGCGGTGATCGCCATCATCCTGCAGGCGGCCCGGCTGCTGTTCAGCTCCGGGCGCGACAAGACCTGGTTCGGCCCGATCAACGCCGCCGTCGCCTCGGTCCATGGCAGCTACGCCTCGCCCTGGATCGCCACCATCGTTGTGGCGGTGCTGGCGGCCGTCGCCTGCTTCATCGACATCAACCTGCTGCTGGTCGTCAGCGGCACATCGCTGGTGGTCATCTATGCCTTGCTGTGCGTGGCGGCGTTTGTCGGTCGCCGCAGCGGCACCACCGATGGCGGGCACTATCGCATGCCGCTCTTCCCTGTCCCGGCCGTCCTCGCCTTCGTGGCGCTGATCTACGTCGCTTACCAGAACTATCTGGACGTCGCCTTCGGCCGTCCGAGCCTGATCGCGACAGGGCTGATCGTGGTCGTGGCGGCGATCTATTACCTGCTGGTCCTGGCCAGGCGAACGGACTGGAACCTGCACGGTCCCGACGAGCTTGCAGGGTAG
- a CDS encoding TetR/AcrR family transcriptional regulator: MGRPKTQTDRRLTLVAAAESMIARRGLAEVTLRDVANEAGMSSSALLYYYPGLKDLLDDVQRKAVERFCTLRAASVAAIGDPRARLKAMIESGLPVDKDDQLCRLLLELGAYSRSDASYAARHITLFERQVAIYVGILEAGAATGIFKLQSGSDTIARSLVALEDGLGLHLTNIVPAVDHQAALTILTNYAELATGCRLD; this comes from the coding sequence ATGGGCAGACCCAAAACACAGACCGACCGCCGCCTGACATTGGTCGCAGCCGCGGAATCGATGATCGCCAGGCGCGGGCTGGCCGAGGTCACTTTGCGTGACGTCGCCAACGAGGCGGGGATGAGTTCGAGCGCCCTGCTCTATTACTATCCCGGATTGAAGGATCTGCTGGACGACGTGCAGCGCAAGGCGGTCGAGCGGTTCTGCACGCTGCGCGCCGCATCGGTAGCCGCGATTGGCGATCCCCGCGCACGACTGAAGGCGATGATCGAGAGCGGGCTGCCGGTCGACAAGGACGACCAGCTCTGCCGCCTGCTGCTCGAGCTTGGCGCCTATTCGCGGTCGGACGCGAGTTATGCTGCCCGCCACATAACGCTGTTCGAGCGACAGGTGGCAATCTACGTCGGCATCCTCGAAGCCGGCGCCGCCACCGGTATCTTCAAGCTGCAAAGCGGCAGCGACACCATCGCCCGCAGCCTGGTGGCGCTCGAGGACGGGCTCGGCCTCCACCTCACCAACATCGTGCCGGCGGTCGATCATCAGGCTGCCCTGACAATCCTCACCAACTATGCCGAGCTTGCGACGGGCTGTCGCCTCGACTGA
- a CDS encoding P1 family peptidase has translation MHHHNEPKSRSQHDARRQAARPGAWHPLQGKPGHANAITDVDGVLVGYSTIVEGDGKLSLGHGPVRTGVTAILPFGRDGVGLACAAGYHSFNGNGEMTGASWIEEAGSLSLPILITNTHAVGTCHRGVVDWVARNKPALANQWLLPVVAETWDGYLNDINGSHVTVDHAMAAIDSAAAGGIEEGSVGGGTGMNCYAFKGGSGTASRVIGYGHRDYTVGVFLQANFGSRHELAIAGVPLGQELAADNPMEAYFSGQPTGAGSCIGIVATDAPLLPGQCKALARRVPLGLARTGTTGSHFSGDIFLAFSTGNPDALNGRFPKGPATEESYGHMDFIPWGRMDAFYAAVVQATEEAVLNAMVANQAMIGRDGNRTPALPHDRVVAALKARGAIAA, from the coding sequence ATGCATCACCACAATGAACCAAAGAGCCGTTCTCAACATGACGCCCGCCGGCAAGCAGCGCGCCCGGGCGCTTGGCATCCCCTGCAAGGCAAGCCCGGACACGCCAACGCCATCACCGATGTCGATGGCGTTCTCGTCGGCTATTCGACAATTGTCGAGGGTGACGGCAAGCTCAGCCTCGGCCACGGACCGGTGCGCACCGGCGTGACGGCGATCCTGCCGTTCGGCCGCGACGGCGTCGGTCTCGCCTGTGCTGCCGGCTATCATTCCTTCAACGGCAATGGCGAAATGACCGGCGCATCCTGGATCGAGGAGGCCGGCAGCCTCAGCCTGCCGATCCTGATCACCAACACCCATGCCGTCGGCACCTGCCATCGCGGCGTGGTCGACTGGGTCGCGCGCAACAAGCCTGCCTTGGCGAACCAGTGGCTGCTGCCCGTGGTGGCGGAAACCTGGGACGGCTACCTCAACGACATCAACGGCTCGCATGTCACCGTCGACCACGCCATGGCGGCGATCGACAGTGCGGCCGCCGGCGGCATCGAGGAGGGCTCAGTCGGCGGCGGCACCGGCATGAACTGCTACGCCTTCAAGGGCGGCTCAGGCACCGCCTCGAGGGTGATCGGCTACGGCCACCGCGACTACACGGTCGGCGTGTTCCTGCAGGCCAATTTCGGTTCACGCCACGAACTCGCCATCGCCGGTGTGCCGCTTGGGCAGGAACTGGCGGCCGACAATCCGATGGAAGCCTATTTCAGCGGCCAGCCGACAGGCGCCGGCTCCTGCATCGGCATCGTCGCCACCGATGCGCCGTTGCTGCCTGGCCAATGCAAGGCGCTGGCACGCAGGGTTCCGCTCGGTCTGGCGCGGACCGGCACCACAGGCTCGCATTTTTCCGGCGACATCTTTCTTGCCTTCTCGACAGGCAATCCCGATGCGCTCAACGGCCGCTTCCCGAAAGGCCCGGCCACCGAAGAGAGCTACGGCCATATGGACTTCATTCCCTGGGGGCGCATGGACGCTTTCTACGCCGCCGTGGTGCAGGCGACCGAGGAGGCCGTGCTGAATGCCATGGTCGCCAACCAGGCGATGATCGGCCGCGACGGCAACCGCACGCCTGCCCTGCCGCATGACAGGGTCGTTGCTGCGCTGAAGGCGCGTGGTGCCATCGCCGCCTAA
- a CDS encoding glutamine synthetase, producing the protein MTKYKLEYIWLDGYTPVPNLRGKTQVKEFAEFPTLEQLPLWGFDGSSTQQAEGHSSDCVLKPVAVYPDPARTNGVLVMCEVMMPDGVTPHASNKRATILDDEGAWFGFEQEYFFYKDGRPLGFPESGYPAPQGPYYTGVGYSNVGSVARQIVEEHLDLCLAAGINHEGINAEVAKGQWEFQIFGKGSKKAADQMWMARYLMQRLTEKYGIDIEYHCKPLGDTDWNGSGMHANFSTSYMREVGGKAYFEALMAAFDKNLMDHIAVYGPDNDKRLTGKHETAPWNRFSYGIADRGASIRVPHSFIKSDYKGYLEDRRPNSQGDPYQIASQILKTIASVPASAQVSAAA; encoded by the coding sequence ATGACGAAATACAAGCTCGAGTACATTTGGCTCGATGGATACACCCCGGTCCCCAACCTTCGCGGCAAGACGCAGGTCAAGGAATTCGCCGAATTCCCCACACTCGAGCAGCTGCCGCTGTGGGGCTTCGATGGTTCCTCGACCCAGCAGGCCGAGGGGCACAGCTCCGACTGCGTGCTGAAGCCGGTTGCCGTCTATCCGGATCCCGCCCGCACCAACGGCGTGCTGGTCATGTGCGAAGTGATGATGCCCGATGGTGTCACGCCGCATGCCTCCAACAAGCGCGCCACCATCCTCGATGACGAGGGCGCATGGTTCGGCTTCGAGCAGGAGTACTTCTTCTACAAGGACGGCCGCCCGCTCGGCTTCCCCGAGAGCGGCTATCCCGCGCCACAAGGCCCGTACTACACCGGCGTCGGCTATTCCAATGTCGGCTCGGTCGCCCGCCAGATCGTCGAGGAGCATCTCGACCTCTGTCTCGCCGCCGGCATCAATCACGAAGGCATCAACGCCGAAGTGGCCAAGGGCCAGTGGGAATTCCAGATTTTCGGCAAAGGCTCCAAGAAGGCCGCCGACCAGATGTGGATGGCCCGCTACCTGATGCAGCGCCTGACCGAGAAATACGGCATCGACATCGAATACCACTGCAAGCCGCTCGGCGACACCGACTGGAACGGCTCGGGCATGCATGCCAACTTCTCGACCTCCTATATGCGCGAAGTCGGCGGCAAGGCCTATTTCGAAGCGCTGATGGCGGCTTTTGACAAGAACCTGATGGATCACATCGCCGTCTACGGCCCGGACAACGACAAGCGCCTGACCGGCAAGCACGAGACCGCGCCGTGGAACCGGTTCAGCTATGGCATCGCCGACCGCGGCGCCTCGATCCGCGTGCCGCATTCCTTCATCAAGAGCGACTACAAGGGCTATCTGGAAGATCGTCGTCCGAACTCGCAGGGCGACCCCTACCAGATCGCCTCGCAGATCCTGAAGACGATCGCTTCGGTGCCGGCCAGCGCCCAGGTTTCGGCCGCGGCATAA
- a CDS encoding DUF2735 domain-containing protein: protein MEIISTQPSAKILMFPAAARVTASNLSGKAKFAAELASLRGVRTDFGDGWYHDAAIEEEAQGHKS, encoded by the coding sequence ATGGAAATCATTTCCACGCAACCGTCGGCCAAAATTCTGATGTTCCCGGCGGCAGCGCGCGTCACTGCCTCAAATTTGAGCGGCAAGGCTAAGTTTGCGGCAGAGCTTGCCTCGCTGCGCGGTGTGCGGACGGATTTCGGCGACGGCTGGTACCACGATGCGGCCATCGAGGAAGAGGCCCAGGG